AGTTTATGGCATTGACGAACAGGTCCGCGTTGCCAAAAGCACCGCGCACCGAGTTCAGCACGTTGTTGGCGGCGAAATCCGAATCGCCCACGAGCACGAGCCGCGTTTTGCCCTTCTGCACCTGCGCCACAAGGGTCAGCGGGCCAGGAGTGTCGGCGGCGTCCTTCTGCACCTGGCGCTGGGTCAGGTTGGTCTCGCCCCAACTCTGGTCGCTGGTGGTTACCAGGTCGGTAATCGTCGCGCCCTCCGGCGCGGTGCCCAGCCGCTCTATGGACCGCGCGTATGGGAAGAAACTGGTCAGCCCCGTCATGTCCTTGGTGATCATGCTGTACGGATAGCGCGCGGTCAACGGCGTCAGCGGGTCGCCGAAGAAACTGCTGTAGATGTCCACCACCAGGTCGTTGCGGAAGCGCACGCCGTAGGTCTCCAGGACCGAATTGAGGTCGACGCCCGAGGCGGGGTCCAGCAGCACCATGAGTTTGCCGCCGCCGTTCAGGTAGGTGGCCAGAGTCTGGCGCTCGTCCTCGGCGTAGGCGGTCTGCGGGCCGGCGACGACCAGGGCCGCCGTATCCGACGGGATGGTGCTGGTCATGGCCAGGTTTAGCGTGCCCACCTTGTAGTTGTTCTTCTCCAGCAGGGCCTTGATGGCGCTGAAGCCATCGTCGGCATAGCCCTCGGGGTCTCGCTCCTTGTGGCCGGTGAGGAAGTAGATGCCCTTCTGCTCGTCGCGCGAGACCTTGAGGATGGCGCTGGTGATGCTCTGCTCGTCGGTGCCGAAGGTGTCTTGACGGCGCGCGCCGCGCTCAAACACGATGGTGCCGTAACTGGTGATGCCGTACTGCCGCGCCACCGCGGGCTTCTGGTCCGGGTCCACGAATTCCACCGACAGTTTGTCCGTGTGGTACGTGTACTCGGCCAGCAGGTCCTTCAGCGTGGCCTGGGCGCTGTCGGCGGGCGAGAAGAACGCCGTGATCTTGATGGGTTCCTTCAGATCCTTGAGAATCTGAATCGTCTGGCTGGACAGCGAGTACTGCTTCGCGCTTGTCAAATCCCACCGCGCATGATGTCGGTTGGCCAAGAAGTTGACCAGCGCCAGGATGGCCAACAGGATGAGGCTCATGGCCACGGCGTTGGAGCCGTAGCGCGCCCGCCTGCCCGTCAGCGCCCTGCGCACCTCGGCGGGGCGACCCAGCGCGGCCGCCACGAGCAGCACCGCCCCAACGGCCAGGATGGCCCCCGGAACCCAGCCCATCTTGCCCATGAACAGCGCCGCGACAAGCCCCGCGGCAATGGCAAACAGACCCGCGTAGGCCAGCGTGTTGCTCCAGCGGGAGAGTCGTTCGCGCATCATCGCCACCTCCTGGTTTCCAGCACTCGCGTGGCAAGGAACAGCGCCGCCCCGATGACGCTGAGGTAGTAGAGCACGTCCTTGGTGTCAATCACGCCTTTGAAGAAATCGTAGAAGTGCTCCGACAGCGCCAGGTACTGGAACACGCCGGACAGCGGGGCTCCCGTTACATCCCCCAGCGCGCCGACAAGCCACAGCAGGACGATGAGCACCACGCCCAGCACCGCCGACACAATCTGGTTCTGCGTCAGCGACGAGGTCAGCACGCCCAGGCTGAGCAGCGCCCCGCCCAGCAGGAGCATCCCCAGATAGCCCGAAACGATGGGGCCGAAATCGGGATTGCCAACGATGCTGAGGACGAACGGGAAGTACAAACTCACGCCCAACATGCAGGCGTACAGCGTGAGGGAGCCGAGAAACTTCCCCAGCACCACCTCCCAATCATTCACAGGGGCGGTGAGCAGCAACTCTATGGTGCCCATGCGCTGCTCCTCGGCCAGCAGGCGCATGGTCAGGATGGGCGCCACGAACAAAAGCACCGTCGTCATGTTGCCCAGTGTGTAGCGCATGGTGGCCTCGCGCGAGTAATACAGGATCATGGCGAAGAAGTAGCCCATGATCGCCAGGAACGCCGCGGCCACCACATAGGCAATCGGCGACACGAAGTATGCCTGAATCTCTCTGCGCGCGATGGTCAGGGTGTTCTTCATGGGGAACCTCCGCTACTCCGTGGTGAGTTTCAGGAAGATTTCCTCCAGGCTCATGCCCACCGGCCGGAGTTCCAGCAGGCTCCAGCCGCGGCCCACGACCTCACGGGCGATCTCCGGGCGCTTGTCAGTGCCCAGCGCGCACTCCACCTCGTAGGCGCCGTCGCCCTTCTCGTCCACGGCCAGGATGCCATCCAGCGAGCGGAACAGATGCAGCGCCTCGTCGTCTTTCGCGCCCGCCAGTTGGACGAAGATACGCTCGGCGCCCTTGAGCCGCGCCATGAGCCGTTCGGGCGTGCCCTCGGCCACGATCTCGCCCTCGTTGATGATGAGGACGCGCGTGCACGTCTGGCTCACCTCGGGCAAGATGTGGGTGCTCAGAATCACCGTGTGATCCTGCGCCAGGCCGCGAATCAACTCGCGCACCTCAATGATCTGGCGCGGGTCAAGCCCGATGGTGGGTTCATCCAGAATCAGCACCTCGGGGTCGTGCAGCAGCGCCTGCGCCAGGCCCAGCCTCTGCCGGTAGCCCTTGGACAATTTGCCGATCATCATGTCCGCGTGGTCGGCGATCCGCACCTTCTCCATGGCCTCGCCGATGCGGCGCTCCCGCTTGTCCACGCCCCGCAGGCGCGCCATGAAGTCCAGGTAGCCCCACACCGTCATTTCGGGATACAACGGCACGGTCTCCGGCAGGTAGCCGAGGCGCTTTCGCACCTCCAGCGAATCCGTCGTTACGTCAAACCCCGCCACGGTTACCGTGCCGGACGTGGGCGGCAGGTAGCCGGTGAGGATCCGCATCGTGGTGGTTTTGCCCGCGCCGTTGGGGCCGAGGAAGCCGAGAATCTCCCCCTTCGCCACGTCAAAACTGACGTTCTTCAGCGCCTGAAAATCCCCATAGTGCTTGGTGAGGTTGCTTACGTGAATCATCCTCCTCGCTCCTATGTCGGATTGTTCAGCCAGGTACTATAACGCAAGAAGATTAACGGGACATTAGAATCGGTTTAGAGTACGGCGAAAAGTTAGGCCAAGCGCCTTTGACGTGAGAGGGCGTTCTCGGTACAATGCGAGCGAGGTGAAGGCATGGGCATTATCACGCTGATGACGGATTTCGGTGAGGAGGACAGTTACGTGGCGGAGATGAAGGGGGTGATCCTCTCCATCTGCCCCAACGCCACGCTGGTGGACATCACCCATCACGTGCGGCCGCAGGACATCCGCCAGGGAGCCTTCGTCCTGGCCGCATCCAGTCGCGCGTTCCCGATGGGGACGGTGCATCTGGCGGTGGTGGACCCAGGCGTGGGCACCGAGCGACGGCCCATCGCCGTCCAGACCGACCGCGGGTTCTTCGTGGCGCCGGACAACGGCCTGCTGTCCTTCGTGCTGGCGGATGCGGCGGATCACCATGCAGTGGTCCTGTCCAACCAGGCGTACTACCGCCAGCCGGTGAGCCAGACGTTCCACGGGCGCGACATCTTCGCCCCCGCCGCGGCCTACATCCACAACGGCGTGCCGCTGCAGGCTTTTGGCCCCGACGCGGGCACGCTGGCGCTGTTTCCGGTGCCGCGCCCGCGCTGGATTCGCGAGCATCTGCTCGCCGGCGAGGTGCTCCACACCGACGCGTTCGGCAACGTCATCACCAACATTCGGCAGCAGGACGCGGACTGGGCGCGCTTTGCCCACGTGCAGGTGGGCCGCCACAAGATCCGCCGTCTCTGCCGCACCTATGCCGAAGGTGGGCCACGCGAGGTCATCGCCCTGTTCGGCAGTTCGGGCTATCTGGAACTGGCCCAGCGCGATGGGTGCGCCGCCCGCCGCCTTCGGGCAGGGCCGGGGACGCCCGTTCGGGTGGCCTTCCGGGAACCCGCGCAGTCCTAGCGAGCGTCTTTCATACAGGCAGGCGCGCCCCACACGGCCCCGACCGGAAAGGCAGCGCGGCCATCTCCCTGACCAAGATAAGGAGCGCAACGTGGCGAAATTCATCATAGAGGGTGGGAACCGCCTACACGGGCGGGTAACTCCGAGCGGCAACAAGAACGCGGCGCTGCCCATCATGGCGGCGTCGCTGCTGACGGATGAGCCTCTGATCCTGCACAACGTCCCCCGCATCCGCGATGTGGAGACCATGCTCCAATTGCTGGTGGCGTCGGGTGTGGATGCCGAATGGATCGGCGAGCACGACCTGCGGCTTCACGCGCGGGATGTGCGGTCTGCCCATCTGGATCCCGTGCTGTGCAAGGAGATTCGCGCGTCCATCCTGCTGGCGGGACCCATGCTGACGCGGCTGGGCAGGGTGGAACTGCCGCCGCCGGGGGGCGATGTTATCGGGCGCAGGCGGGTGGACACGCACTTCGTGGGCCTGGGGTCGCTGGGGGCCGAGTTCGCCATTGGCCAGACGTTCCGCCTGTCCACCACGGGCCTGCGCGGCGCCGACATCTTCCTGGACGAGGCCAGCGTTACCGGCACCGAGAACGTGCTCATGGCCGCCAGCCTGGCCAAAGGCACCACCATCATCCGCAACGCGGCGTCGGAACCGCACGTGCAGGACCTGGCCCGCTGCCTGAACCAGATGGGCGCCCAGGTGCAGGGCATCGGCACCAACACGCTCTTCATCCAGGGCGTGGACCGTCTCCACGGGGCCGAATTCACCATCGGCTCCAGCCACGTGGAGGTGGGGAGTTTCATCGGCCTGGCGGCGGCCACCAAGAGCGAACTGACCATCACCGACGCCGTCCCCGACGACCTGCGCATGATTCGGCTCATGTTTGAGCGGCTCGGCGTGCACATAGAAATTCGCGACAACGAGGTCTTCGTGCCGGCGGATCAGCCGCTGGAGATCATGCCCGACCTGGGCGGGGCGATTCCGAAAATAGACGATGCGCCCTGGCCCGGCTTCCCCGCCGACCTGATGAGCATCGCCCTGGTGGTCGCGACACAGGCGAAGGGCACGGTCCTTTTCCACGAGAAGATGTTTGAGAGCCGCCTGTACTTCGTGGACAAACTCATCAGCATGGGCGCGCACATCATCCTGTGCGACCCGCACCGCGCCGTCGTCGTGGGGCCGGCCCAGTTGCACGGCGAGCGGCTGGAAAGCCCAGACATCCGCGCCGGCATGGCGTTGCTCATCGCCGCCCTGTGCGCCGAAGGGCAGAGCGAGATTCGCAACATCGGCCAGATAGACCGCGGCTACGAGCGCATTGAGGAGAAACTCCAGGCCCTGGGGGCGAACATCCGCCGCATAGAGTAGCCGCGCCTACGGCTCCTGATAGCGGATGACCTTGGCCGGGACGCCGACCACCACGGCGTTGTCGGGCACATCGTCTATGACGACCGCGCCGATGCCGATCACCGCGTTGTCGCCAACGCGCAGGCGCGCGCCTGGCCCCCATTCGGGCGTCATCACCGACGCGCCAAGCCCCACCAGCACGTTCCGCCCGATGTCAATCCGCGCGCCGATAGTTGCGCCCGACGAGATGAGCGCGTTGTCGCCGATGACCGTGTCGTGCGTTACGATGGCGCCGGCGTCTATGTACACGTTGTTGCCGATGACCGGGTCCACGTACAGCGTAACCCCGGCGCCGATGATATTCCCCCGCCCCATCCGCACGTCCTTAGAAATGTGGGCCGTCGGGTGGATGGCGTTGATGATCTCAAACCCCATCTGGGCCATCCATTCGGACAGGCGACCGCGCGCCTTGTTGTCGCCGATGGCGCAGATGGCGCCCGCCACGCCATCGGCCAGGAGCGCGGGGAGCCTGTCGGGCCCGCCGACAACCGGCACGCCCCGCACTTCCTTGCCCCACATGTCGCGGTTGTCGTCCACCATCGCCACGACCCGAACGTCTTCTCGGTAACTGAGGATGTAGGCCACCATCTTGCCCACATTCCCCGCTCCGTACACGACAACGCGCATCACCGCATCACCTCGGGCATGGATTCTATCGCGAAGGCAACGGGCCGGGCCGACTCGCCGTCATGTACCCGCAGAGCGCGCGAAGCACGCAGAAAATCCCTCAAGACTTCTCGGCGGTCTCTGCGCGCTCAGCGGTTGAGAGGGAACCCGCCGACTCACCCCGTCTGCGAAATCTCGTCGGGGACGCCGTCGTTGTACACGCCCTCGCGCCGAAGCACGACCCCCACCGTCTGCCACAGGATTTTCAGATCAAGGGCGTAGGACCAATGATCCACGTACCAGACATCGCGCTCTATGCGCTGGGGCCAGGTGAGTTGATTCCTGCCGTTGACCTGGGCCAGGCCGGTTACGCCCGGGCGCACCAGCAGTCGCCGCCGCTGGAAGTCGTTGTACTTCTCCACCTGGTAGGCCAGCGTGGGCCGCGGCCCCACCAGGCTCATGTCGCCCACCAGGATGTTGAAGAACTGCGGCAGTTCGTCCAGGCTGTACTGGCGCAGGAAGCGGCCCACCCTCGTTACGCGGGGGTCGTTGTCGTGGGTGTGATACCCCAGCGGGTGCGCGGTGGCGTTCTGCACCATGGTGCGAAACTTGAAGATGCGGAAGATGCGCCCATCCTTGCCCACGCGCTCCTGCCGGAAGAAGACCGGGCCGGGCGAATCCAACTTGATCGCAACCGCGATGACGAGGAACACCGGCGCCAGGAGCGCCAGGCCGACGACCGAGACCACGATGTCCGTCGCCCGTTTGAGAAACCGCTGAAACGCCACGCTCATCGCCTGCAACCGTACTGCGCCACGCACCGGAAGCCCTCGTAGGCGCTGGAGTTGTCCACGGCGCTGTCCAGTTTCACCTGATTCACGATGGCCACCAACTCGTCGCCGGGCGCGCCTTCCACGACCACGGAGTACTGGGCGTTGTTGGCCAGGTCGGCGTCGCTATACGTCCAGGGCCGCTCGGCCACCGACCGTCCCGGAGCCAGGGCGTAGTTCTTGAGGCCGGCGTTGGGCCACTCGGTGCCGGTGTTGAAGTCGTAGTAACGCACTGTTACCGTGGCCGTAACCGCGCCCACGTTCTGGATGATGATGGGCGTGATGTAGCCGTAGTAGCCCTTGACCACGTTGGGCAGGAACACGTACTGCGCGCCTTCGTTGAAGCCGTTGTAGGCCGAGCCGTCCTTGTGATCGGCCAGGTTGCGGTTCTGATTGACGATGGCCACCAGTTCGTCGCCCGGCTGCCCCCGCACCACGACGGAATACTGCTTGTTGGGCGGCAGAACGTTGTCGGGGTAGGTCCACGGGCGCTCGGGCAGGGAGCGGCCCGGCTTCAGTTCGTAGTTCTTCTTGCCGGCCAGCGGGTAGAACGTGCCATCAAACCCGTAGTACTCCACGTTGACGTAGGCCGTTGTCGTGCCGACATTCTGGATGATGGCGGGGGTGATGTAGCCCGCGTACCCCTTGACCATATTGGGCAGGTACACATTCGGCCCGCCCGACGGGAAGCCCGAATAGGCCAGGTCGGTGTCGCGCCCGACCTGGTTCACCGCGCCGACGATGGACTGCCCGACGTCCGCCGTCGCCACCACCGCGTACTGTTTGTTGGTGGGCAGTTCGGAGTTGGGGGCAACCGCCGGGTCGTACTCGTAACTAACGTTGGGCGGCAGGACGATCACGCGCTTGGCGCTCTCAATGGGGTTGCCGGTATTGAAGTCAAAGAACTCAATGGTAACCGTGGCGTCGGTGTCGCCGCTGTTCTGGATGTAGAACGGCGTGCTGAAGCCATAGTAGTGCTTGGTGATGTTGGGCAGGAAGACCTTGCGCGTGCCCGGTTCCAGGGCGTTGTAGGCCATCTCGCGGCCCGTGGCCAGTTCGTTGACCACCCCCGCCAGCGGACGGGTGCCGTGGATGACCATGGAGTACATGCCGTCGGTGAGAGCGGGGTCGGGGTTGAGATAGGGGCGGACGGCGCGCGCGCGGCCCGGCTCCAACTGGAAGGTCTCGCGGGCCGAGGGGATGTACGCGCTGTCGGACATGCGGTAGTAGTCCACGAAGACCGTGGCCGTAGCGTCGCCCATGTTCTGCACGACGACCGGCGAGCGCCAGACCATCCCCGGCGGGTAACTGCCCTGTCCCTGCGCCGCGATGGGGAGGAGCAGGACGATCACGGCCACGGCGACGACCAGCGACTTTCTCATGACGCCCTCCTTGTGTGCGCCCCCCAAGTTCCCCCTTGCCGCGCCATTATAGCGTGCCCCGCGAAAAATGACAACTGGGTGCGGGCTGCGCGAGCGTTCCCACCTGCGACGCACCTCGGAGGTGCGTCGCAGGTTGAGCCGCATAGCGAGCACAGGGCGGGTTCCCATTACCTGCGCCCCCGGCGGCTATGGAAAGCCGCCCTACGTGCCCACATTTATTCCCATTCGCGTGGATTCGTGTTATTCGTGGATAAGCGCCTACCGAATCACCTCCACCCCGCCCATGTACGGGCGCAGCACCTCGGGCACCACAATGCTCCCGTCGGCCTGCTGGTAGTTTTCCATCACCGCGATCATGACGCGGGGCAGCGCCAGTCCCGACCCGTTGAGCGTGTGCACGTACTCGGGTTTTGCGCCCGCCTCGCGGCGGAAGCGAATGTTGGCGCGCCGCGCCTGGAAGTCCAGGAAGTTGGAGCATGAGGAGACCTCCAGCCACTCGCCGCAGCCCGGCGCCCACATCTCCACGTCGTACTTGGCAGCGGCGGTGAAGGACAAATCTCCCGTGCACATCTGCACCACGCGGTGCGGAATGCCCAGTTTCCGGCACACGTCCTCGGCGTTGTCAATCAGGGTTTCCAGTTCCTGCATGGACGTTTCGGGCGCGACGATCTTCACCATCTCCACCTTGTCAAACTGATGGCCGCGCTTGATGCCCCTCACGTCGCGGCCCGCGCTCATCTTCTCGCGTCGCCAGCACGGCGTGTACGCCACATAGTACAGAGGCAGCGTGCCGGGGTCCAGGATCTCCTCGCGGTGCAGGTTGGTTACCGGCACCTCGGCGGTGGGCACCCACCATAGGTCGTCCTCCACGTCGTGGTAGAGGTTCTCGCCGAACTTGGGCAACTGCCCCGTGCCCCACAGGCACTTCTCGTTGACCACGAACGGCGGATAGACCTCGGTATAGCCGTGTTCGTTCACGTGCAAATCCAGCATCCACGCGATGAGGGCGCGCTGGAGCCGAGCGCCCAGTCCCCTGAGCACGTAGAACCGCGCGCCGGCGATCTTCACGCCGCGCTCAAAGTCCAGGATGCCCAGCGCAGGCCCCAAATCCCAGTGGGGCAGCGGCTGGAAGTCAAACTGCCGCGGCTCGCCCACGGTGCGGACGATCACGTTGTGGGTCTCGTCGGGGCCCACGGGGACGCCGGGCGCCGGCATGTTGGGCACTTCGTACAGCGCCGCCGTCAGCCGTTCGTCCACGGCCTTCAGTTCCGTTTCCAGTTCGCGGATTTGGTCGCCCACCTGGCGCATCTCGGCCACCAACTGCTCCCGCTGGGCGGCGTCCTTGATGCGGGGAATCTCCCTGGACACCGCGTTGCGCCGCGCCCGCAGGCTTTCCACCACCTGCAGCAGTTCGCGCCTGCGCCGGTCCAGTTGCAGGATTTCGTCAATGGGCGCGGTGGTGTTCAAGTCCACCAGCGCCTGCTTCACCTCGTCGGCGTGCTCGC
The sequence above is drawn from the Chloroflexota bacterium genome and encodes:
- a CDS encoding GldG family protein — translated: MMRERLSRWSNTLAYAGLFAIAAGLVAALFMGKMGWVPGAILAVGAVLLVAAALGRPAEVRRALTGRRARYGSNAVAMSLILLAILALVNFLANRHHARWDLTSAKQYSLSSQTIQILKDLKEPIKITAFFSPADSAQATLKDLLAEYTYHTDKLSVEFVDPDQKPAVARQYGITSYGTIVFERGARRQDTFGTDEQSITSAILKVSRDEQKGIYFLTGHKERDPEGYADDGFSAIKALLEKNNYKVGTLNLAMTSTIPSDTAALVVAGPQTAYAEDERQTLATYLNGGGKLMVLLDPASGVDLNSVLETYGVRFRNDLVVDIYSSFFGDPLTPLTARYPYSMITKDMTGLTSFFPYARSIERLGTAPEGATITDLVTTSDQSWGETNLTQRQVQKDAADTPGPLTLVAQVQKGKTRLVLVGDSDFAANNVLNSVRGAFGNADLFVNAINWLAEEESLIAIGPKTGDVRTVFLTPSQMRLILYSSALVLPAMVLFVGLLVWWRRR
- a CDS encoding ABC transporter permease subunit, translated to MKNTLTIARREIQAYFVSPIAYVVAAAFLAIMGYFFAMILYYSREATMRYTLGNMTTVLLFVAPILTMRLLAEEQRMGTIELLLTAPVNDWEVVLGKFLGSLTLYACMLGVSLYFPFVLSIVGNPDFGPIVSGYLGMLLLGGALLSLGVLTSSLTQNQIVSAVLGVVLIVLLWLVGALGDVTGAPLSGVFQYLALSEHFYDFFKGVIDTKDVLYYLSVIGAALFLATRVLETRRWR
- a CDS encoding ABC transporter ATP-binding protein, producing the protein MIHVSNLTKHYGDFQALKNVSFDVAKGEILGFLGPNGAGKTTTMRILTGYLPPTSGTVTVAGFDVTTDSLEVRKRLGYLPETVPLYPEMTVWGYLDFMARLRGVDKRERRIGEAMEKVRIADHADMMIGKLSKGYRQRLGLAQALLHDPEVLILDEPTIGLDPRQIIEVRELIRGLAQDHTVILSTHILPEVSQTCTRVLIINEGEIVAEGTPERLMARLKGAERIFVQLAGAKDDEALHLFRSLDGILAVDEKGDGAYEVECALGTDKRPEIAREVVGRGWSLLELRPVGMSLEEIFLKLTTE
- a CDS encoding SAM-dependent chlorinase/fluorinase encodes the protein MGIITLMTDFGEEDSYVAEMKGVILSICPNATLVDITHHVRPQDIRQGAFVLAASSRAFPMGTVHLAVVDPGVGTERRPIAVQTDRGFFVAPDNGLLSFVLADAADHHAVVLSNQAYYRQPVSQTFHGRDIFAPAAAYIHNGVPLQAFGPDAGTLALFPVPRPRWIREHLLAGEVLHTDAFGNVITNIRQQDADWARFAHVQVGRHKIRRLCRTYAEGGPREVIALFGSSGYLELAQRDGCAARRLRAGPGTPVRVAFREPAQS
- the murA gene encoding UDP-N-acetylglucosamine 1-carboxyvinyltransferase, translating into MGAPPAAFGQGRGRPFGWPSGNPRSPSERLSYRQARPTRPRPERQRGHLPDQDKERNVAKFIIEGGNRLHGRVTPSGNKNAALPIMAASLLTDEPLILHNVPRIRDVETMLQLLVASGVDAEWIGEHDLRLHARDVRSAHLDPVLCKEIRASILLAGPMLTRLGRVELPPPGGDVIGRRRVDTHFVGLGSLGAEFAIGQTFRLSTTGLRGADIFLDEASVTGTENVLMAASLAKGTTIIRNAASEPHVQDLARCLNQMGAQVQGIGTNTLFIQGVDRLHGAEFTIGSSHVEVGSFIGLAAATKSELTITDAVPDDLRMIRLMFERLGVHIEIRDNEVFVPADQPLEIMPDLGGAIPKIDDAPWPGFPADLMSIALVVATQAKGTVLFHEKMFESRLYFVDKLISMGAHIILCDPHRAVVVGPAQLHGERLESPDIRAGMALLIAALCAEGQSEIRNIGQIDRGYERIEEKLQALGANIRRIE
- a CDS encoding NeuD/PglB/VioB family sugar acetyltransferase produces the protein MRVVVYGAGNVGKMVAYILSYREDVRVVAMVDDNRDMWGKEVRGVPVVGGPDRLPALLADGVAGAICAIGDNKARGRLSEWMAQMGFEIINAIHPTAHISKDVRMGRGNIIGAGVTLYVDPVIGNNVYIDAGAIVTHDTVIGDNALISSGATIGARIDIGRNVLVGLGASVMTPEWGPGARLRVGDNAVIGIGAVVIDDVPDNAVVVGVPAKVIRYQEP
- a CDS encoding sugar transferase translates to MRGAVRLQAMSVAFQRFLKRATDIVVSVVGLALLAPVFLVIAVAIKLDSPGPVFFRQERVGKDGRIFRIFKFRTMVQNATAHPLGYHTHDNDPRVTRVGRFLRQYSLDELPQFFNILVGDMSLVGPRPTLAYQVEKYNDFQRRRLLVRPGVTGLAQVNGRNQLTWPQRIERDVWYVDHWSYALDLKILWQTVGVVLRREGVYNDGVPDEISQTG
- the serS gene encoding serine--tRNA ligase, encoding MLDLNFIREHADEVKQALVDLNTTAPIDEILQLDRRRRELLQVVESLRARRNAVSREIPRIKDAAQREQLVAEMRQVGDQIRELETELKAVDERLTAALYEVPNMPAPGVPVGPDETHNVIVRTVGEPRQFDFQPLPHWDLGPALGILDFERGVKIAGARFYVLRGLGARLQRALIAWMLDLHVNEHGYTEVYPPFVVNEKCLWGTGQLPKFGENLYHDVEDDLWWVPTAEVPVTNLHREEILDPGTLPLYYVAYTPCWRREKMSAGRDVRGIKRGHQFDKVEMVKIVAPETSMQELETLIDNAEDVCRKLGIPHRVVQMCTGDLSFTAAAKYDVEMWAPGCGEWLEVSSCSNFLDFQARRANIRFRREAGAKPEYVHTLNGSGLALPRVMIAVMENYQQADGSIVVPEVLRPYMGGVEVIR